One Falsihalocynthiibacter arcticus DNA segment encodes these proteins:
- a CDS encoding Hint domain-containing protein, translating to MKTGFKGTFVITWTQTAIDGENAADVDALTVGANWRWSGTPVRVDGPQGVLRLHEAKGSADLRKRAARMVQRLMGDAVDATRNQNIDDIEGQDISLDNGFTVTDGRRTYTVTMIEIAASPRPLLMFLDEVPPADTDLWIVHRVLRDARHQQMSNTPTSCMICFAAGTLIRTEDGPRLVESLSVGDSIQTKDNGCQQIQWIGARRMTGARLYAMPEFRPVRIRAGALKDDEPESDLLVSPNHRMLVSGPAAQLLFNTSEVLVAAKDLINDLSITIDHKVREVTYVHLMLESHQIVWANGVQSESFHPANMALGVIEDSQRVALLEAFPNLAYDTHGYGEYARRNLSASEAAILQHDSGKFPRLAH from the coding sequence ATGAAAACGGGCTTTAAGGGCACGTTTGTCATCACTTGGACGCAAACCGCAATAGACGGCGAGAACGCTGCAGATGTGGATGCGTTAACGGTAGGCGCCAACTGGCGTTGGAGCGGAACTCCTGTGCGGGTCGATGGCCCTCAGGGCGTATTGCGCCTTCACGAAGCCAAGGGATCGGCAGACCTCAGAAAACGTGCAGCACGCATGGTACAGCGCCTTATGGGCGATGCGGTAGATGCGACAAGAAACCAGAATATTGATGATATCGAGGGCCAAGACATCTCTTTGGATAACGGATTTACCGTGACTGATGGCCGTCGAACATACACCGTGACGATGATTGAAATCGCGGCATCGCCTCGTCCGCTTTTGATGTTCTTGGACGAAGTGCCCCCAGCGGATACTGATTTATGGATTGTGCACCGTGTGTTGCGCGATGCACGACACCAGCAAATGTCCAATACCCCTACGAGTTGTATGATTTGTTTTGCTGCGGGAACCTTGATCCGCACAGAGGACGGCCCCCGTCTGGTTGAAAGCTTGTCTGTGGGGGATAGCATCCAAACAAAGGACAACGGGTGTCAGCAAATCCAGTGGATTGGGGCACGGCGCATGACGGGCGCGCGCCTTTACGCGATGCCGGAATTTCGCCCCGTGCGTATTCGTGCCGGCGCGTTGAAAGATGATGAACCCGAGAGTGATCTTTTAGTGTCACCAAATCACCGGATGCTTGTGAGTGGTCCCGCGGCGCAACTCTTGTTTAATACATCAGAAGTTTTGGTCGCCGCGAAGGACTTGATCAACGACCTGTCGATCACGATTGACCACAAGGTGCGCGAGGTGACCTATGTGCACCTCATGCTCGAAAGCCATCAAATTGTCTGGGCAAACGGGGTTCAAAGCGAGAGTTTCCATCCTGCAAATATGGCGCTAGGGGTGATAGAAGATAGCCAGCGTGTGGCGCTTTTGGAGGCATTTCCAAACCTCGCTTATGATACGCACGGGTATGGTGAATATGCGCGGCGCAACCTGTCCGCATCTGAAGCCGCAATTTTGCAGCACGATAGTGGGAAATTCCCGCGTCTAGCCCATTGA
- the rpsD gene encoding 30S ribosomal protein S4, with product MTKRTSAKHKIDRRMGENIWGRPKSPVNRREYGPGQHGQRRKGKISDFGTQLRAKQKLKGYYGDLTEKQFRRIYGEAERVKGDTGENLIGLLERRLDAVVYRAKFVATVFAARQFVNHGHVTVNGNKVNIPSYRVKEGDVIAVRDRSRQIAVVIEATQLSERDVPDYMDVDHNKMTATFVRTPTLGDVPYPVVMEPNLVVEFYAKN from the coding sequence GTGACTAAACGTACGTCTGCCAAACATAAAATCGACCGTCGCATGGGCGAAAACATCTGGGGCCGTCCTAAATCCCCAGTAAATCGTCGCGAATACGGCCCCGGCCAACACGGTCAACGCCGTAAAGGTAAAATTTCCGACTTCGGTACACAGTTGCGCGCCAAGCAGAAGCTTAAAGGCTACTACGGCGACCTGACCGAAAAGCAATTCCGCCGCATCTATGGCGAAGCTGAGCGTGTAAAAGGCGATACAGGTGAAAACTTGATCGGTCTTCTCGAACGCCGCCTCGACGCCGTTGTTTACCGCGCGAAATTCGTTGCAACAGTTTTTGCTGCACGTCAATTCGTGAACCACGGCCACGTCACAGTGAATGGCAACAAGGTTAACATCCCGTCCTACCGCGTTAAAGAAGGCGACGTGATTGCCGTACGTGATCGTTCGCGTCAAATCGCAGTTGTCATCGAAGCCACACAATTGTCTGAGCGCGATGTGCCTGACTACATGGACGTAGATCACAACAAAATGACAGCGACATTCGTTCGCACGCCAACTCTTGGCGATGTTCCTTACCCAGTTGTAATGGAACCAAACCTTGTTGTGGAATTCTACGCGAAGAACTAA
- a CDS encoding Lrp/AsnC family transcriptional regulator: MAKNIDQIDRRILAELQRDSTLSQRAIAEKVGLSQNACWRRIQAMTQDGVLQGATARIDRRKLGLTLVVFVMLRTRHHSAEWLRDFRRHVLTIPEVVDFHRIGGDYDYQLKVVTESMDTYDKVYQRLIEGVELDGVTSYFAMESIAEGRALPL; encoded by the coding sequence ATTGCAAAAAATATAGATCAAATTGACCGCCGCATCCTTGCCGAATTACAACGCGATTCGACGCTTTCCCAGCGCGCAATTGCCGAAAAAGTAGGCCTCTCGCAAAATGCGTGCTGGCGACGCATTCAAGCCATGACGCAGGACGGTGTTTTGCAAGGCGCGACCGCGCGGATTGACCGGCGCAAACTCGGCCTCACGCTCGTGGTTTTCGTTATGCTGCGCACGCGTCATCACTCAGCGGAGTGGTTGCGAGACTTCAGACGGCACGTGCTGACCATTCCAGAGGTTGTGGATTTTCACAGAATTGGCGGCGATTACGACTATCAACTCAAGGTCGTGACCGAGAGTATGGATACCTATGATAAGGTTTATCAACGCTTGATCGAGGGGGTCGAACTGGATGGCGTCACCAGTTATTTCGCGATGGAAAGCATAGCCGAAGGACGCGCCCTTCCCCTGTAG
- a CDS encoding prephenate/arogenate dehydrogenase family protein, which produces MSGSAPQRAPVYGKVALIGLGLIASSLFWAMKRANLVGTVTGYARSQETRDTAREIGLCDEVCDSAAAACEGADLIVLCVPIGAMESVAQEIAPYLKKGATVTDVGSVKRAVIDAVGPHIPEGVHFIPGHPLAGTEHSGPRSGFAELFDNRWCLLVPVENSDAAAIAQLRALWEGVGSNVEEMDAEHHDLVLAVTSHAPHLIAYTMVGVADDLRRVTDSEVIKYSAAGFRDFTRIAASDPTMWRDVFLNNKEATLEILGRFTEELFALQRAIRTGDGDHLFDYFTHTRAIRRGIIEAGQDTDAPNFGRGKKDVK; this is translated from the coding sequence ATGAGCGGTTCGGCACCACAGCGCGCACCGGTTTACGGCAAGGTCGCCCTCATTGGATTGGGCCTGATTGCTTCGTCGCTTTTTTGGGCAATGAAACGCGCAAATCTCGTGGGCACCGTAACAGGATACGCTCGGAGCCAAGAAACAAGAGACACGGCGCGTGAAATCGGATTGTGCGACGAAGTTTGTGACAGCGCCGCCGCAGCTTGTGAAGGGGCAGACCTTATTGTGCTCTGCGTGCCGATAGGCGCAATGGAATCCGTCGCACAGGAGATTGCTCCCTATTTGAAAAAGGGTGCGACCGTTACGGATGTTGGCTCTGTGAAGCGAGCGGTTATCGACGCTGTTGGCCCCCATATTCCAGAGGGCGTGCATTTCATTCCGGGCCATCCTCTTGCAGGGACAGAGCATTCCGGCCCGCGTTCGGGCTTTGCCGAACTCTTTGATAATCGCTGGTGTTTGCTTGTTCCCGTCGAAAACTCCGATGCTGCCGCCATCGCGCAATTGCGCGCGTTGTGGGAAGGTGTGGGATCAAATGTTGAGGAAATGGACGCGGAGCACCACGATCTTGTCCTCGCCGTAACCAGCCACGCGCCCCACCTCATTGCTTATACAATGGTGGGGGTTGCCGACGATCTGCGACGTGTTACCGACAGCGAAGTGATTAAATACTCGGCGGCAGGTTTTCGCGATTTCACCCGCATCGCCGCAAGTGATCCGACCATGTGGCGCGATGTGTTCCTCAACAACAAAGAAGCCACGCTTGAAATCCTTGGGCGCTTCACCGAGGAACTGTTTGCGCTCCAACGCGCAATTCGAACCGGTGATGGCGACCATTTGTTCGATTATTTTACGCATACACGCGCCATCCGACGTGGTATTATCGAAGCAGGGCAGGATACGGACGCCCCAAATTTTGGGCGCGGTAAAAAGGACGTAAAATGA
- the hisC gene encoding histidinol-phosphate transaminase, which translates to MSATIQPQPGILQIELYKSGKSAVEGMEHVVKLSSNENPLGASDAAKVAYAREMHSLNRYPSSDHIELRTAIAQIHDLDADRIICGAGSDEVITFLCQAYAGPGDEVVYTEHGFLMYPISTLAVGATPVKVAEKERVADVDAILVACTPKTRLVFIANPNNPTGTMISGRDMARLAAGIPEQALLVIDGAYAEYVEGYDGGTALVDKLDNVVMTRTFSKIYGLGGLRVGWGYGPRHVIEVLNRIRGPFNLSSAGLASAEAAVRDVGFVDKCRKENARMRKWLTLALLELGIECDTSFANFILARFADEEQAEACNQALANEGLIVRQVAAYGLPNCLRITVGDEASCRRVAHTISNFFNAVLSEPTIEGPQ; encoded by the coding sequence ATGAGTGCCACTATCCAGCCACAGCCAGGTATTTTGCAAATTGAACTCTACAAATCGGGGAAATCCGCAGTAGAGGGCATGGAGCATGTGGTGAAACTGTCCTCCAATGAAAACCCTTTGGGTGCGTCGGATGCAGCAAAAGTGGCCTACGCGCGCGAAATGCACAGCCTCAATCGCTACCCCTCTTCCGATCACATCGAGCTGCGCACCGCCATTGCACAAATCCATGATTTGGACGCGGATCGCATCATTTGCGGCGCGGGTTCGGATGAGGTCATTACCTTTTTGTGCCAAGCCTACGCCGGGCCAGGCGACGAAGTGGTTTACACGGAACATGGCTTTTTGATGTATCCGATTTCGACTCTTGCTGTGGGCGCAACGCCCGTGAAAGTTGCCGAAAAAGAGCGTGTTGCGGATGTGGATGCGATCCTTGTCGCTTGTACGCCCAAGACCAGACTAGTTTTTATCGCGAACCCGAACAACCCAACGGGAACGATGATCAGTGGTCGTGACATGGCACGGTTGGCGGCAGGTATTCCTGAGCAAGCCCTTCTTGTGATTGACGGCGCCTATGCCGAATATGTTGAGGGCTACGACGGCGGCACAGCGTTGGTTGATAAGCTCGACAATGTCGTGATGACGCGGACGTTTTCCAAGATCTACGGGCTTGGTGGATTGCGGGTTGGCTGGGGCTATGGTCCACGCCACGTGATCGAGGTTCTTAACCGTATTCGCGGCCCCTTTAACCTTTCGTCGGCGGGGCTTGCTTCGGCCGAGGCCGCAGTACGTGATGTCGGTTTTGTCGACAAATGCCGTAAAGAAAACGCGCGGATGCGCAAATGGCTCACCTTAGCTTTGTTGGAGCTTGGGATTGAATGCGATACATCTTTTGCCAATTTCATTTTAGCGCGTTTTGCCGATGAAGAGCAGGCCGAAGCTTGTAATCAGGCCCTCGCAAATGAGGGGCTGATTGTGCGTCAGGTCGCAGCCTATGGATTGCCAAATTGCCTGCGGATCACCGTGGGGGATGAGGCGTCTTGCCGCCGTGTCGCGCACACCATTTCCAACTTTTTTAACGCAGTCCTTTCCGAACCGACGATTGAAGGCCCGCAATGA
- a CDS encoding lipid A-modifier LpxR family protein, with protein sequence MSFLVGGDIAFVESSQYLPSQDGITLNQNRVRARAGVQWQGESHPVFYGLTYLGKEFDEQSEGQVVGSVALRRRF encoded by the coding sequence GTGTCCTTTCTTGTTGGTGGCGACATCGCTTTTGTCGAAAGCTCGCAATATTTGCCGTCTCAGGATGGGATAACCCTAAACCAAAATCGCGTGCGGGCACGTGCTGGGGTACAATGGCAGGGCGAGAGCCATCCGGTTTTCTATGGACTTACCTATTTGGGCAAAGAATTTGACGAACAAAGCGAAGGTCAGGTTGTTGGGTCTGTGGCCCTTAGGCGACGCTTTTAG
- a CDS encoding aminotransferase class V-fold PLP-dependent enzyme: MPLTSFKHAIDFSDPIAAFRNGLIGEGVMIPGLNGDVPLVYADYVASGRALQQVESFMLEEVLPYYANSHTEASYCGAYMTKLRAAARAEIARLTGAGPDCAVVFSGSGATAGINQLVSLLGVNEVKKAVVFVGPYEHHSNILPWRESAATVVEIPEASTGGPDLTYLETALETYADFDLKIGAFSKASNVTGILTDDEKTTGLLKSHGALAVWDYAGAGPYVSIDMGQGDLAKDAVVISPHKFAGGPGSSGILVLRRASVVRDKPSRPGGGTVDFVSPWAQAYSQKVEAREEAGTPNVLGDIRAALAFLVKERVGYALISERETKFCSAAMAAFLAHPQIEVLGNMTAKRLPIFSLCITDSKGAPIHQQLFTRMLSDVYGIQARGGCACAGPYAHRLLGIERPESEALLAAIRGGEELRKPGWVRLNFSYLMADETAHKVIHSLIELAENAQEYMEYYQADAATARFVPRVKRAS, encoded by the coding sequence ATGCCACTCACCTCATTTAAGCATGCCATAGATTTTTCAGACCCGATTGCCGCTTTCCGAAATGGGTTGATCGGGGAGGGCGTCATGATTCCGGGCCTCAATGGCGACGTGCCGCTGGTCTATGCTGACTACGTTGCATCGGGACGTGCCTTGCAACAAGTCGAAAGTTTTATGCTTGAGGAAGTCCTGCCATATTACGCAAATTCGCATACGGAGGCGTCCTATTGCGGGGCGTATATGACAAAATTGCGCGCGGCAGCACGGGCGGAGATCGCTCGATTGACGGGGGCAGGTCCCGACTGTGCTGTGGTGTTTTCCGGATCGGGGGCGACTGCGGGGATCAACCAGCTTGTGTCCCTGCTTGGCGTGAATGAAGTCAAGAAAGCCGTCGTATTTGTTGGTCCCTATGAGCACCATTCGAACATCCTCCCATGGCGTGAATCTGCGGCAACGGTCGTGGAAATTCCCGAGGCAAGCACCGGTGGTCCCGACCTTACGTACTTGGAAACGGCTCTCGAAACCTATGCCGATTTCGACCTCAAAATTGGGGCGTTCTCAAAGGCGTCGAACGTAACCGGAATTTTGACGGACGACGAGAAAACGACAGGGCTGCTTAAATCGCACGGAGCCTTGGCTGTTTGGGATTATGCGGGCGCTGGCCCCTATGTTTCGATCGATATGGGGCAGGGGGATTTGGCCAAGGATGCCGTGGTGATTTCGCCACATAAATTTGCGGGAGGACCGGGGTCGTCGGGTATTTTGGTGCTCCGTCGCGCCAGTGTTGTGCGGGATAAGCCAAGCCGTCCCGGAGGTGGGACGGTTGATTTTGTTTCGCCTTGGGCGCAGGCATATTCTCAGAAGGTCGAGGCGCGCGAAGAGGCTGGAACGCCGAATGTCCTCGGTGATATCCGCGCAGCCCTCGCTTTTTTGGTTAAGGAGCGCGTAGGCTATGCTCTGATTTCAGAGCGTGAAACGAAATTTTGTTCCGCAGCGATGGCCGCATTTTTGGCGCATCCACAAATTGAAGTTTTGGGGAATATGACCGCAAAGCGGCTTCCGATTTTCAGTCTGTGTATCACTGATTCAAAGGGTGCGCCGATCCACCAGCAATTGTTTACGCGGATGTTGTCCGACGTCTATGGCATTCAGGCGCGTGGCGGATGTGCCTGTGCGGGCCCGTATGCGCATCGATTGTTGGGGATTGAGCGTCCGGAGTCAGAGGCTTTGTTGGCGGCAATTCGGGGCGGTGAAGAGCTTAGGAAACCGGGCTGGGTGCGTTTGAATTTCAGCTATTTGATGGCGGATGAAACTGCGCATAAAGTCATTCACAGCTTGATTGAGCTGGCGGAAAATGCGCAGGAATACATGGAATATTACCAAGCTGACGCAGCGACCGCGCGCTTTGTGCCACGGGTAAAGCGCGCAAGCTAG